The following is a genomic window from Ktedonobacterales bacterium.
CTTTCTGCGAATACTAATTTCAAGCAAACAAAAAAGCAGAGGTTTTTCCTCTGCTTTGTCCAGCATGCTGGTGGATGTTTTCGCTCAGCCGAAATGGCCCACCATCATGCTGGAGGGCTATACCAATAAGAAAAACGCTGGTGTAGGTATTGCTGCTTGCTGAGCATCAAATCGTCACATCCTATTACCTATCAAGGGAAGAGGGGTGTTAATGACAGGATTATAGCGAGTACGACCATCACCTGTCAAGGTTTTCAAGCGGATTTGTAGCCCCCGGCTACAGCGTTCTCACGCGTTTTTCTCTATACCTTGAGTATGCTTTGTCCCCTGAGAGGCCAGGCATACTCGTGCGGAAAGGCGAGACATCGTGAGCCAGGCAAAGCAGAACCGAAACGCGGCCTCTCAGGAGGGTATCTTGATAAAGCGATTGAAGCCGCGCTCATCGTGCTGCTAATTATTGATGATAGGCGCGCAGGGCCAGCACACGCGGCGCTTCCACCAGCAGATTCGCCAGGCGGCTGAGCAGGAGCCACTTGTTGAGCCGTCTGAAAGGCGGCTCAACAAGTGGCTCCTGCGAGCGTTCATCAAGATGTGATCTGGTAACTGCTTACGCGCTGGCAATACAGCGGTGTGGTGTCAGCAGAATAAGCGACATCGAATAGGGCGAAAGGGGCTGCAAGAACGTTTGCGCAAACGACGGATGAACGGTAGACTGCAAAGAGCCTGACTCCAGCCCATAGCTGTAGATTTCCGCACTGAACTGCCCTAAATCCTGGCTCAGCCCGGCTAAAGCCAGATTGACCGGATGCTCCGCATCATGGTCTTTGTTAATCAAGAGCAGGGCGATCTGTCCGTTCTTCTTGCTGATCGCATGCACCGTCAGTTGCGTCTGGCCCGGCGCAGAAGCTTGCAGCATGTGATCCCCAGGCGAGGCCAATCTGGTCAACAATTGCAGCGCATAGTAGGGCGCGAAGGGCGTATTTGCTGGCGGTTCCTTGAAACCAGGCGCCTTGCTCCCGCTCGACAGAATCCCATAATCGCCATACTGTGTATCTCCAGACAGTGAGGCGCTGTTGTTCTGGCCGGTGGTCATGCCGTTGTGTAACCCCCACCAGTCAATATTCGTCACACCATTTTCCAGCCAACTCAGATAACTGTCGGCCAGGAAAAGCCCATTGATAGGGCTTACCGTCTGCTTGCCAGGGTTGAAGTTAACCGAGTTGGTCTCGGTAATCATGATTTTCACCTTGCTGGCATGGCTGCCGCAGTTCTGGTTGATCTTGTCTCGCAGCGTAGCGACCATATTGGTAATCTGATTGGTGCTGCTCAGCAGACCCGAATCGGTTTCGCTGCCGGGACTCTGCGGATACCAATGGACAGCGGCAAAGTCCATCTGCTGGCAGGCAATCGAAAGCACATTGTTGTTCCAATCAGGATTGGACCCATCGGGCCAGTTGCCCGGCGCTGTCAGCACCAGTCCGACCTGAATCGTTGGGTCAACTTCCTTCATGGCCTTGATAAAGTCGAGCGCATTCTTCGCGTAGGCAGCCGGGCCAATCTCCTTGTGCAGATCAACTTCCCACTTCGCGCCATAGCTGCCATTGCCGTAGACCTCGTTGCCAACCTCCCAATAGCGCACCCCATAGTGTTTGTCGCTGTTGGCATAGCGCACCCAGTCTGCCGCCTCTTGCGGATCGCCGCCCCCAGTGCCAGCCGTATTTGACCCATAATTGACAGTCAGCATCGGGCGAGCGCCAGCCCGGCTTGCCACTTTCATGAACGCATCAAACGGGTCTTTCGGGTTGACGCTCCCGTATTTGGTGGATGTCACTGTATTGGTTTTCCAGTGATAGAAATCGGCAGTCGAACCCCCAGGAAAACGCAAAACATTCACGCCTGCCTGGCGCAGCAGTTGAGCCACGCCGGGATCGAGCAAATGCGCGTCCCAGGCGGCGGTGTTCAGACCAAAGGCGGTATCAGGGATAGTTCCAAGGGATGACTTCACGTTGACAGTGACCTGGACGGCGGCGCTTGCCGCGACGGCGCTTCCCGCGCTCGCCACAAACGCAATCAGAAGCAGTGACGAGCTTAAAAACGTATACACAGCTTGCCGCGCCTTCAGGTTCTTCAGCATGAATTACCTCCTGTCGAGGGACTACAGGGTTCTTCCATCGCTTGGTTGGTTCAGGCCAACCGACCTATCACTTTTGCCAGCTTACTCATCGTCGCTGCAAGGGCTTTTTCTAAAATGAGGCGCACTGGAGTGCGCGAACTAAGCAACTATACTCAAAACCGATACCGAAACCGATTTCGTTATCGGTTACGCGCAGTATAGCAGAGCATGTCAAGGTTGAGTAATCTCTCTTATGCTGTGCTGAGAAAAGCAGGAAGACTATGCGCCAGGTGAGGCAACAGGAGGCGCTGTTCGTGGAACGCGAACAAATCGGCAGGTGGCTATTGCCAGACTGACAAAGAGCTACTATAATACCATCCCGACTGGCGAACTCTTATGCGCTAGATCGCTTTGCCGACGTGTGGATCGTGGAGCGGGGGCGCGAACCGGAGGGCGCTGGAGAATATTTGAGGAGGAAGTTTTTCATGGATTTCAACGGAAATCACGAGTTTGCGGGGAGCCAGAGCAAAGTCTACGCGGCCTTTTTCGATTCCAATATTTTAGCCGCCGCAGTCCCTGGCTGCAAAGAGGCGAAGTGGGTTGACCCTCAGACGCTGGAACTGGAAGTGGAAATCACAAAAATCCCCGGCCTCAACGGGATTTACGAAGGCCAGGTGAAAGTGACAGACCAGCAAGAGCCATCTCATTTTAAGCTGAGCGTCCAGCGCAATTCGGTTCAGGGAACCGCTACCATTGACCTGGCCGACGCGGGCGGCAAGACCAATCTGAGCTACAAGTTCGAGGCCAGCTTGCAAGGGGCGTATAAGGTTGCCGATAATATAGTCGGCGCCCAGGCGGTCAAAATGCTGCTCGGCCAGTTTTTCAAGCAAGTGGAGAAACAAATTAGCGGCTAGGTAGATTAAGGGAAGTGGGTAGCTGGCAGTACAGCTAGCTGCCCACTTCCTTATCATCCGCTTGCCATTCGTCCCGGACTATCAGAAGGAAGGGAAGCGCCCTGATGAGTAATGCTCTGAAGGCCGCACGACATTGACTGACAAGACGTTGCCAATCTCACAACCCGGACACGAGTATCTTCTCCGAACCGGTATGGCTTTCCTGAATCACGGGAGCTTTGGAGCTTGTCCCCGGCCCGTCTTTGAGACTTATCAGCACTGGCAGCGCGAACTGGCATCTCAGCCTGTAGAGTTCCTGGGACGACGCCTCCACGGGCTGCTCGCTGCCGCGCGCGAGCAGTTGGCTGCTTATGTTGGGACGAATGCAGATAACCTTGTTTTCGTACCTAATGCAACAACCGGCATGAACATTGTGGCGCGCTCGCTCCGGTTGCAACCTGGCGACGAAGTGCTGGGAACCAATCACGAGTATGGCGCTGTTGAGCGCATCTGGAGCTTTATCTGCGAGCAATCCGGCGCTCATTATCGTTCTCAGGCTATTCCGCTGCCGGTCTCCAACCCTGAATCTCTGATCGATCATCTTTGGCAAGGCGTTTCTGATCGCACGCGCATCATCGTTATCAGCCATATCACCTCGCCAACCGCGCTTATCTTTCCCGTCGCAGCCATCTGCCGTCGGGCTGAAGCGCAGGGCATCCTCACCGTCATAGACGGCGCGCATGCCCCTGGGCAAATCGAACTGGACCTCGATACCCTCCGCGCCGATTTCTACACGGGCAACTGCCATAAATGGCTCTCTGCCCCTGTGGGCGCTGGCTTCCTCTATGCGCGGCCAGACCGGCAGCCTTTGCTGCATCCACTGGTAGTGAGTTGGGGCTGGCGGGCGCTCAAGCCCAGCCCTTCTTCATTTCAGGATTACTTCGAGTGGACCGGCACCGCCGATCCCTCTGCGTACTTGAGCGTCCCCGCAGCCATCGAGTTTCAGGCCCAACACGATTGGCCCCAGGTCCGCCTCGCCTGCCATACACTCGCAGCCCAGGCCCGCGAACG
Proteins encoded in this region:
- a CDS encoding cellulose-binding protein, producing the protein MLKNLKARQAVYTFLSSSLLLIAFVASAGSAVAASAAVQVTVNVKSSLGTIPDTAFGLNTAAWDAHLLDPGVAQLLRQAGVNVLRFPGGSTADFYHWKTNTVTSTKYGSVNPKDPFDAFMKVASRAGARPMLTVNYGSNTAGTGGGDPQEAADWVRYANSDKHYGVRYWEVGNEVYGNGSYGAKWEVDLHKEIGPAAYAKNALDFIKAMKEVDPTIQVGLVLTAPGNWPDGSNPDWNNNVLSIACQQMDFAAVHWYPQSPGSETDSGLLSSTNQITNMVATLRDKINQNCGSHASKVKIMITETNSVNFNPGKQTVSPINGLFLADSYLSWLENGVTNIDWWGLHNGMTTGQNNSASLSGDTQYGDYGILSSGSKAPGFKEPPANTPFAPYYALQLLTRLASPGDHMLQASAPGQTQLTVHAISKKNGQIALLLINKDHDAEHPVNLALAGLSQDLGQFSAEIYSYGLESGSLQSTVHPSFAQTFLQPLSPYSMSLILLTPHRCIASA
- a CDS encoding SRPBCC domain-containing protein → MDFNGNHEFAGSQSKVYAAFFDSNILAAAVPGCKEAKWVDPQTLELEVEITKIPGLNGIYEGQVKVTDQQEPSHFKLSVQRNSVQGTATIDLADAGGKTNLSYKFEASLQGAYKVADNIVGAQAVKMLLGQFFKQVEKQISG
- a CDS encoding aminotransferase class V-fold PLP-dependent enzyme, which encodes MTDKTLPISQPGHEYLLRTGMAFLNHGSFGACPRPVFETYQHWQRELASQPVEFLGRRLHGLLAAAREQLAAYVGTNADNLVFVPNATTGMNIVARSLRLQPGDEVLGTNHEYGAVERIWSFICEQSGAHYRSQAIPLPVSNPESLIDHLWQGVSDRTRIIVISHITSPTALIFPVAAICRRAEAQGILTVIDGAHAPGQIELDLDTLRADFYTGNCHKWLSAPVGAGFLYARPDRQPLLHPLVVSWGWRALKPSPSSFQDYFEWTGTADPSAYLSVPAAIEFQAQHDWPQVRLACHTLAAQARERIASLTGLEQICPDSPEWWRQMCTIPLPVSERAAAEALKQDLWETYQVEVPIVEWQDCFFARISIQAYNSPNDIDRLIEGLTHLL